Genomic DNA from Candidatus Poribacteria bacterium:
AAAGGCCTAGATGGTGTAAGTGATTCAAAGGAAATTCGCGCTCTAATCTATCGCGAATTTGCTCAAAAACCCTTATGCTGCCTAGATTTTCCTCATCTCACGCCCCATGAACTTTTGAGAAGTCCTGTTCCAGGGCTTTTCAATGATTTGGTATAATCAGGCATGATAGAGGGCACGCTCCTGTGCGTATCCTCGAGTCCGGCAGGCACGGGGGCTTATCACTACAGCGCTGTCGAAAAGCGTTGAAAACCCCTTAAGCCCTAGAGAGCTTTGCTCTCGCCTTGATTTTCCCTTAGAAAACTGGTAAAATCTCGAATGCCAAATTTCATGTGAGGAGGGGATGGCCATGAGGGTGATTCTGATCTCTTTATCGTTTCTCCTGTGCCTGTTCCTCTACGCTCAAGCAGCCACGCTGTTTGAGGACGATTTCAAGGGCGATCTCAGTCAATGGGATCTGATACCCGGCAACGGCGATATCAAGATCGTCAAGGACGATCCACCGGAACACGGACCGGAGGTGATGGAGGCTTCCGTCGCAAGTGGGACCAATTGCCTCGCCTATGTCAAAAACCTCACGTTCACCGACGGGTTTATTGAGGTGTTGTGGAAGGATATGGACTGGACGAAGGACTCTAACATGGATTCCGACGGGCCGATAGTTTTCCGAGATCAGAACGGTGATTTCAATAACTGCTACCTCATAGAGCTCGATCAGGATACCGGATTGCATATAGCTACTATAACCGGAGGAAACGAGAACACACCCGACAACGCGAAGAAACCGGACGTGAAGAGCACGGATAAATGGACCTGGATAAAGGTGCGGGCGGAGGGATTTAAATTCCAGATCAAAGTATGGGATGCAGCCGAGAAAGAGCCCGACGAGTGGACGCTGGAGTATGAGGATCAGACCAAGGCGTGGGATTCCGGTAGGGTCGGGATAAGGGTCTGGTCCGGAAGGGCTCACATAGCCTTCTTCAGGGTTTCAGATCTGGAGGGGCCGTCGGTGGCCGTAGAACCGAACGGGAAGCTGGCATACACCTGGGCAGGGCTTAAGACCCGATGACCGATAGGGCGGGACGTTCAAGCTAGCGTACGTCTCGCCCAAATCCTTGATTTTCTCCCAGGTTGCGGATCACATCTCCTTTTTTGAATCCGTTTCCCTTCACAGCCTTCGCCTTTGAAAGCCTTCCGCTCTCGACCTCGGTGATCTCTATCACGCCGATCCTCTCCGTCGTCTTACCGAGCACTTCACCCGTGTCGGGATCGATAAGCGGGATGGTGGAGAGCACCTCAAATCTCATCCCGACGGTGACCCCTTTATCCGATCCGACATTAACGAAGATCGTCCCATCCTCTGAGACATGCATTATCTCGCCCTCAATGAGGCCCTGTTTCACCTCCTTCTTGGGCGGCCGTGGACCTATCTCCTGCCTTATCCTGTAGACCGCCTCTTCCAGCGCCGAATCCGTCGCTATTCCAAAGAGGGTTTTATGATATTGCGGCGACGCGAACTTTATCCTGTCGAGCTCCTCACTTTCGACTATGGGATGTTTTTTGGTTATCTTGCTGGAGATCGGTCGAGCACCGAACCGGGTTTCCAGCCCCATATCGGAGATAACGGTTTCGATCGGACCGGCTCCGATAGCTCCGAACTGATGAGTGGCCTTTTTGCCTATCTTGAAGGAGGAGATCTCCCCGCCGGATCGGTCGTAGATATGCAGTTTGATCGCCACGGTAGCCACGTAGAAATAACCTCTCAATCCAACACCCGTTAGCACGTTTCCCGTGATGCGGCTTTTACCGCCCACGATCCCCCTGAATCTCTCCTGGCCGAACTTAAGCACTTCGCCGGTGATCATGGTGTCCAGATCTAACTCCTCCGCCAAGCGCGCCCTCAGATCTTCCCTCTCTCCCAGATCTTTCACCTTGACGTTCATCTTCCGACAGAATTCCTCTATCCTCTCAGGTGGTATGGGCTCATAAACTTCCGATTTGGCAAGGGCTTCGTTCATCATTTTGCGAAATCCATCCTCGAGATCCCATACCTCCTTGCCCTTCGGCCTTCCGCCGAGAAACCACCTGAAGATCCACCATGAGGGCAGACATCCGGCCGGGGAGTTGAAATGTGAGTGATCCTCGAAATAGAGGACCGCCACGCGTTTCTGATCCCCATCGGATTGGATCGATAAAGTCGTGAGAAACGTGAACGCTAGAACTGTGATAAGCCATCTTTTCATCGCTCGGTCTCTCGATGAGCGGAGGTGTCGCCTACATATGCGGCCGTGAGAATGAACTCCGTATGGGCTACCATCTGTTGGACGGGCCTCGTTCGTCCCTCCCGGGCGAGGATCGGCCTACATAAGATCTCCATTGACCTTATCATCACGAACCCATCTTTTCTGAGCGTCTCGGCCATCCTCTCTATCTGGTTATATGTCGGGTTTAAGCTTACCAACCTCCCGCTGGGCTTGAGGGCGGATTTAACCGTTTCGATCTCATCCCATGGAGCGGGTATATCCAGGATAACGGCATCCATCATGTCCTGGGCTACCGGTTCGCCGGGTTTTTTCAATCCGAACTCCACATAATCTGAAACCCCGGCCCGTTCCACGTTTCGTCTGGCGAGTTTCAGGAAATCCTCCCTAACATCATAGGTATACACTCTGCCTTCGGGTGCAACGGCGAAGGCCAGCGCTATGGTCAACGCTCCCGATCCGGTTCCTATCTCCAGAACCTTACGGCCGCTCCGTATGTTCGCCGCCAGAAGCAACAGCCCGATCTCCTTCGGGTAGACGATATTCGTCCCCCTTTGCACCTTCATAATCAGATCCTCTATGCTGGGTTCAAGAAGGTATGCGGGGGATCTTGAAAGCTGTATAATATCACCATATTCCCTATCGATCAGGTCGCCGAGGTTCAGGTTTCCCTTATGTGTTCCAAGGGTTTTATCCGGTTGCGCGGCCACCAGGTAGGTGGAATCATCGGGGAGGTAAACCAGTACCAGATCTCCCTCCTTTATCGGCATAGATAGCCTCCGGTTAGGGGCGAGGCACGCCTCGCCCCTATGTTAGGATCAATCATCGGCAGGGATCGCCCCCGTCTCAGAGGACTCTCCTTTCTCCTCCGGCGGGAGAGATCCCTTCTCGTAGACCTCGATCCTTCTCAACTGGGGCACGCCTGTTCCTGCGGGGATCAATCTGCCGACGATGACGTTCTCCTTGAGCCCCTTGAGCTTATCCTTCTTTCCGTATAGCGCTGCCTCCGTCAGCACCTTTGTCGTCTGCTGGAAGGATGAGGCTGAGATGAAACTCTCCGTGGTCAACGCAGCCTTCGTTATCCCCTGAAGGATCGGTTGGGCGGTAGCCGGCCTGCCTCCCTGACTCACCACTCGCTCGTTCTCCTGCCTGAAGAGGACTCTGTCCACCTGATCTCCCTCCAGAAACTCCGTATCCCCCGGATCCTCTATCCGTACCTTCTTCATCATCTGCCGTACTATAACCTCTATGTGCTTGTCGTTTATCCGCTCTCCCTGCGCCCGGTATACCTCC
This window encodes:
- a CDS encoding tRNA (adenine-N1)-methyltransferase, translating into MPIKEGDLVLVYLPDDSTYLVAAQPDKTLGTHKGNLNLGDLIDREYGDIIQLSRSPAYLLEPSIEDLIMKVQRGTNIVYPKEIGLLLLAANIRSGRKVLEIGTGSGALTIALAFAVAPEGRVYTYDVREDFLKLARRNVERAGVSDYVEFGLKKPGEPVAQDMMDAVILDIPAPWDEIETVKSALKPSGRLVSLNPTYNQIERMAETLRKDGFVMIRSMEILCRPILAREGRTRPVQQMVAHTEFILTAAYVGDTSAHRETER